From Bradyrhizobium erythrophlei:
TTGCTCGCGGCGGAAAACGCCGGCGCCGACCAGCGTCCAGCCCGGCTGGTACCAGTGAAGCTCCGACGGCTCGACAATCGCGATGTCGAGGCCCGGGTCGTGGCGCTTCAATTCCGCCGCGACGGTGATGCCGGAGGCGCCGCCCCCGACAATCACGATGGCATGTCTCACCTCTGCGATGCCCGCCGCTCCTCTTTGCACCATAGCGTCCATGGAAGTCTCCTTCGTGATCTGCTCGCCCCTTTGTCACTTACATTTTTTCATATATCATTATATCTAATTATATAGTGACGTTGGGCAAGGTCAAGGAGCCCCTGATGAAACCTATTGCAGTCACGGAAAAGCTCGCGGTCGCCCAGCAACCGAAACTTTCGGATTTTCAAGAGTTTAAGCGGCAAGGGTTCACGACAATCGTGAACAACCGGCCGGACGGCGAAGACCCAAACCAGCTCGGCTCGGCGGCAGAGGAGGCGGCCGCCCACGCGGCCGGGCTCGGCTACGTCCACATCCCCGTAACGAGCACGGCCATGACCGAGGATGACGCCCGACGTCTCAAGGAGGCGATCGAGCAGGCGCCCGGCCCCGTCGTCGCGCACTGCAGGAGCGGCGCGCGATCCTTCCGCCTTTGGGTTCTGTCAGGGGATCTCGATTCACACACGGATGCCGAGCTGCTTGCCAAAGCGGCAGAACTCGGCATCGACCGGTCCTGGCTTGCCGCACATCGCAACAGCTCCGGAGGAGACAAGAAATGAACGAGCCCGTCCTTGAACGATCGACGCCGGCGATCGTGACCCGCCCGCTCCTGATAGGCAACCCTGCGCCACGCTTTTCAACCCGCACGACCATGGGTAACCGATCGCTGGACGATTATCGCGGCCGCTGGCTGGTGTTTTTCTCGCACCCGGCGGATTTCACGCCCGTCTGCACCAGCGAGTTCGTCGCCTTCTCGAAAGCCTACGGCCGCTTTCAGGCGCTGGGTTGCGATCTCCTGGCCCTCTCCGTCGACAGTCTGTACTCGCACATCGCCTGGGTGCGCTCGATCCACGAACGCTTCGGCGTGACGGTGCTCTTCCCAATCACTGAGGATCCGTCGATGGCGATCGCCGCCGCCTACGGCATGATTCATCCGGACGCGGCCGACAGCTCCACCGTGCGGGCGACCTTTGTTATCGATCCCGGCGGCCTGATCCGCGCCATGGTCTGGTATCCGATGTCGACTGGCCGCTCCGTTGAGGAAATTCTCCGTCTGGTCGAAGCGCTGCAGACCTCCGACAAGGAAGCCGTGTCAACGCCCGAAGGCTGGCGCCACGGCGACCCCGTCATCGAGCCGGCGCCGATCACCGTCGATGCCCTCAACGATCAAGACCCGTCCGGTGACACGCTGGACTGGTATTATCGCTTACGAAAACTGTGAGGTGGATGATGAACCGGATCACGCTCGTCAAACCCGACGTCAAAGGCTTCTTCGACCGGCGCACGTCGAGCATCCAGTACGTCGTCAGCGATCCGTCCACCGGTGCCTCCGCTATCATCGATCCCGTGCTCGACTTCGACGAGAAGTCGGGAGCGACCGGGACCATCAATGCGGATGCAATCCTTGGCTATGTGGCCGAGAATGACCTGACGGTCGCATGGATTCTCGACACCCATCCGCACGCCGACCATTTTTCGGCCGCGCATTATCTGCAAGAGAGAACCGGCGCGCCGACGGCGATCGGCGAGCATGTCGTCGACGTGCAGCGCCTCTGGAAAGGTATCTACAACTTGCCGTCGCTGCCATCCGACGGGTCGCAATGGGATCGACTATTCGCGCATGGCGACCGCTTCAAGATCGGCTCGCTCAACGCGCACGTGCTGTTTTCGCCCGGACACACGCTCGCCTCGATCACCTATGTTATCGGCGATGCCGCCTTCGTCCATGACACGCTGTTCATGCCGGATGGCGGCACGGCGCGCGCCGATTTCCCCGGCGGCAGCGCCAAGACGCTGTGGGCATCGATCCAGGACATTCTCGCTCTTGCCGACACGACCCGGGTCTTTACCGGTCACGACTATCAACCCGGCGGGCGAGAGCCGCGCTGGGAAAGCACGGTTGGCGACCAGAAACGCCTGAACCCGCATCTGGTGGGCAAGAGCGAGGCAGAGTTCATCGCGCTGCGCGAGGCCCGCGATCGGACGCTCCCGATGCCGAAGCTGATCCTGCATGCTCTGCAGGTGAACGTCCGTGGTGGGCGTCTTCCCGAGCCCGAGGACAATGGTGGACGCTATCTCAAATTTCCACTCAATGCCCTTGCGGGCGCAGCCCGGGAGTGATCATGCGCAAGCCACAGAAGCGCAACTCCAGGATTACGCGTGAAAAGGCGGAGGCCGCCGGCGCGTTCATGAAGAGCCTCGCCAATCCGAACCGGCTCATGATCGCTTGCGCGCTGCTCGACGGCGAACGCTCCGTCGGCGATCTCGAAACCGATCTCGGGCTTCGCCAGCCAAGCCTGTCGCAACAGCTCGCCGAGCTGCGTGAGAGCGGCGTCGTCGAGGCGCGTCGCGAGGTCAAGCAGGTCTTCTACCGGATTTCGGATCAGCGTGTGGTCGCCTTGCTTGCGACCCTGCACCAGATTCTCTGTGGAGAAATGTCGGGCCTCACGTTTGCGGTCCCACCGCCACCAGCGGCACTGACTCGCAAGAAGTTCACGGAAGCTGCCATGTTCGCCCGCGTCGAGCCAGGTGGCACAACGGTATGAGGGAAGGTCGATGTTGTCGTCCCCGCTGAGCCCGTGAAAGGAGCGCCAGCATGATCGCGATGATCAGCGTCGCACTGGCTTCCGGAGCCCTTGTCGGGTTTTCGCTAGGACTGATCGGAGGCGGCGGCTCCATCCTGGCAACGCCGCTGTTGCTCTACGTTGTGGGCGTGGCTCAGCCCCATGTCGCAATCGGAACCGGCGCGCTTGCAGTATCGGTGAATGCTTTCGCCAGTCTCGCCGGCCATGCCCGCGCTGGAAACGTGCGCTGGCGATGTGCGCTCGTGTTCGCCATCGTCGGCACGCTCGGCGCCTTCGCCGGATCGAGCCTCGGCAAGCTCGTCGACGGTAATCGGTTGCTGTTTCTGTTCGGACTCATCATGATCGCCGTTGGTGCGATGATGCTGCGGCCGCGCCGCGAAAATGCGGCGGCCGAGCGGGAAACCAATCTCGCAACCTGCCTGCTGACCGCGGCGGTCGCGTTCCTGGCCGGCATGGCGTCGGGATTCTTCGGCATCGGCGGCGGATTCCTGATCGTGCCGGGCCTGATGCTGGCTACCCACATGCCGATGATCAAGGCAGTGGGCTCCTCGCTACTGGCAGTAGGCAGCTTCGGGCTCGCCACGGCGATCAACTACTCGCTGTCCGGTCTGGTCGATTGGCGGATCGCCGGTGAGTTCATCGCCGGCGGCATCGTGGGCGGGCTCGCCGGCATGATGCTGGCTAATCGGCTGTCGCGCGGCAAAGAGACGCTGAAGCGCGTCTTTGCGGTCCTGATCTTCATGGTGGCCGCCTACGTCCTCTATCGCAGCGGACAAACGATGATGAGTTAGCCGGCCCCTCTTTCCTGCGCCGCGCTTGAGCACTGTTTGCCCACCGGCCGCTATGCCGCGGCAACGGCCGAACATCGCGAGCCGTATGAATCGAGAGGTTCACGTCCGGTTCTGGGAGCGCCCGAGGGTGAAAGTCCCTGACCCGACCTCGCCAGGAACGTCCCCTTCTGGCGCAAAGCGGTCATTGAGCAAAGTGCCGACATCCGCTAGGCGCGAGCGCTCTGACGAAGCGCTTCAACGGTCTGCAGTCGCTTCTTGTCGGACATCAAGGTCTTCGCGGGGTCGGACGGCCCGCCAAGCCTCGTTCCGCGATCCTTCTCGCCGCACGACTGATGCGGATTCGCATTTTGTAGTCCCCGAAGTCGATACCTTCGCAAAGATAGAAGGGGGACGAATTTCGGAGCCTTACCATCTCTCGATCGCGACTGATCAGCCTCGAAGTGAGTTCGTCTGGCGGTAGCGACAGCAACTCGTCCCATTCACGCACGAAAGTCCATTCAATCCACATCGAACGTGACGCCTTGGGCGAGCGGCAGCGTGCGGCCATAGTTGATCGTGTTGGTGGCGCGGCGCATGTAGGCTTTCCATGCGTCCGACCCGGATTCACGCCCGCCGCCGGTTTCCTTCTCGCCGCCGAATGCGCCGCCGATTTCTGCGCCCGAGGGGCCGATGTTCACATTGGCGATCCCGCAATCGGAGCCGCGCGGCGACAGGAAGGCTTCAGCCTCGCGCAGATCGTTGGTGAAGATCGAAGACGACAGGCCCTGCGGAACGGCATTGTGCAATTCGATCACGGCATCGAAGTCGCTGTATTTGATGACATAGAGGATCGGCGCAAAGGTCTCGCGTTCGACCGGTCCGGTCTGGCCGCCGATCTCGACCAGCGCCGGGCGGACGTAGAAAGCCGCATCCGCGCCTGCGACGGTGACACGGTCGCCGCCGACAATGGCGGCACCCGCGGCCTTGGCTTCGCCGAGGGCGCGCTGCATCGATTCGTAAGCGAGGCCGTCAATGAGAGGGCCGACCAGATTGCCGGTGAGGGGATTGCCGACTGAGACGGACGCGTAGACATTCTTCAGGCGCGGCACGAAGCTGTCGTAGATGCTCTCGTGAACGAAGAGGCGGCGCAGGGTGGTGCAGCGCTGGCCGGCCGTGCCCATTGCCGCGAAGGCGACTCCGCGCAGCGTCAGGTCGAGATCGGCCGTCGGCGTGACCACCGCCGCATTGTTGCCGCCGAGCTCCAGAATGGCACGGGCAAAGCGCTGCGCGAGCTTCGGAGCGACGGCGCGTCCCATGGCGGTCGAACCGGTCGCCGAGACCAGGGGAACCCTGGGGTTGTTGACGAGGGCCTCACCGATCTCGCGCCCTCCGACCAGCACGGCGGACAACCCGTCGGGCGCCGAGCCGCCATCGGCCTTGAAGCGCCTCAGAGCGCGTCCGAACAGCGCGTCCGCCGCCAAGGCGGTGAGAGGAGTCTTCTCTGACGGCTTCCAGACGACGCTGTTGCCGCAGACCAGTGCCAGCGCGGCATTCCATGACCAGACCGCGACCGGGAAATTGAACGCCGAGATGATGCCGGCGACGCCGAGCGGATGCCAGGTCTCCGCCATGCGGTGCTCGTGGCGTTCCGTGGCGATCGTCAAACCGTAGAGCTGGCGGGAAAGCCCCACGGCGTAGTCGCAAATGTCGATCATCTCCTGGACTTCGCCGAGACCTTCGGACTCGATCTTGCCGGCCTCGATGGAAACGAGCCGGCCGAGCGTGCGCTTGTTGCTGCGCAGCTCTTTGCCAAGCAGCCGCACCAGTTCGCCGCGCTTGGGACTTGGGATCAGGCGCCATCCGAGGAAAGCCGCATGAGCCTTTTCGATGGTCGAGGTCGCGCCGGCGGTATCGACCTCCCTGACATGCGCCACGGTTTCGCCGGTGATCGGGGTCTTCGCAACCAGCGTGCCACCGGTATAGCTGACGGGTTCGACACCGAGCTCAACCAGAAGCGCGTCGACCTCGGCCTTGAGCGAGAGGTTTCCGGCCTGGGCGGATGGTTTGATCGTATTGACTGACATGAGGGGCTCTTTCCAAGGGTTCGCGTTAATTTCAAAGGGGCTGCTGTCAGCGGTTGGCTGGAGACTTCACGATCGTTCTCCGTCAGGCGCTGGCCTTGAAGGCGATCTGCGGCGACCCCAGCCGGATCAGCGCCCGCTCCAAAGAGGCGCTTTCCGAGAAAGCCGGGTGCGGCAAGACCAAGCCTTAGCTGGAGTGAAGCCGGCTTGTCTGTCAATGCAACGAGCATTCGATCCGCGCCGGCCGCGCCAATCAAAGAAACGCCAAGCGCTCTAGTCTTCGTCCGGCTCGCGCACGACCGGCGGTTCGTCGGCGCGGTCCCCTTCCTCTTCGTCCTCGTCCTCTTCGTCTTCATCAGGACCTCGGGGCGGCATCATGTTGCCCATGATCACCAAGGGACTCCAGTCGATCAACCTGGTGGAAAATTCCTCGGGGATGTGTGGGGTCATGTTGTTGCTCCTCGGGTGTGGACCCTAGGGGATTTTACCCCTTCTGCTGTCATTCGGCATTGACCCCTTCACCGTTGGGTAGATCAATAGCTTAGCTCGTCGATCGGCGTCGGGACCCCAGGCCGCCGATTAACATCCTCAACCCTGGCACGCAGTTTCGCGACCGGCGTCTGATGGCGCTACGGCGTCTCCACTGCCTCCGAGGGACGCTCACGTCCTCTCGGGGCTGCGAGCGCGCGCCGTCGGCCGGTCTTCAGGCTTAGGCGTCTGGCCCAGCGCTTTCTCCAGGATCCAGCGCGCAGTTGCTCGCACCTGTTCCAGGTTGATGGCGTCACCTTCGAGCAGCCACTGGATCGCGATCCCGCGGAGCATTCCCACGAGAACGAGAGCAATTGTTTCGGTGTTCACTTCGCGCGGGTGCTTTCCGATCCTGGTTTCGTCGATGCTTTGCTCAAATGCTTGTCTCAGCTGAAGATTGTGCTCGGCATAGTCGGCGCGATCAGGCGATTCCAGGGTCAAGGCTTCGGTCAGCAAGATATAGAGCGCGCGTCCGCCCTCGTCGGCGTGGGAGACCCAGTCCAGATAGGCATCGAATGCGTCGATCGGGCGTCGCGCCGAGGCATGTGGCTCCCATGTGTCGTAGGACTGCTGGCGTATGGTCATCCTGACGTTTCGGATGAACTCGGCGCGTGAGCCAAACCGGGCCCCGGCCATCGCATGGCTGAAACCGGAACATCGTCCGACTTCCGCCAGCGAGAAGTTCGAGCCCCGTCTGGCAATCAGGCCAACGGCGCCCTTCAGCAGCTGCTCGTCCGAGGCGGCCCGCCGCTCCTGCTGGGTGCGCTTCGATTTGGTGGTGCGCGCGGCGCGCTTTGGCGGTTGAGTTTTTTTGCGTGCTGTCATTCCGGGCGTCACCTGCTTTGGCCGACGTCGTTACTGCGAGCCTTAGAGCGCTTGCGAAGGCGAGTCAAACATGATAGTAGTTGATAAACAACTAAGATAATTGTGCATCCGCTGCTCCACTCGCCGTCGGCGATCTGAGGGGTTGCGGTGAGATGCGGAGAGCGACCAACGCGAAGCGGAGAGGAAAATGTCCAAGAGTACGAACGGCGCGACGCAGCGCACCGCTGTCTACGTCAGCGGGATGAGTTTCAGGGGAATGCCGGTTCCGTTCGGGAGTCGTAAGGGCCCGCTGTTCGCCTCGAGTGGCATTCCGGGCAGCGATCCAGAGACAGAGCTTTTTCCTGAAGATGGGGCCCTTCAGGTCAAATTCCTGTTTGCAAACATCAAGCGCGGGATCGAGGCCGCCGGTGGCAGCCTCGAGGACATCATCAAATGCACCTTCCATCTTCGCGATGAAGAGATCCGCCAGCATCTCAATGCAAGCTGGGAGGAGTCGTTTCCGGACCCGGCCAGCCGTCCGGCACGCCACACGCTGATGCTGCATAATTTCCCGCGAGAGATCGCCGTCATGGCCGAATTCCTCGCCGTTCTTCCCGCGAACTGACAAGGAAAGGTCAAGGCGATGAGTGCGATTTCCGGCGCGCGGACGACCGGTCCGGCGAATGCGAAACCCTGGATCTTGGAAAACAAGGGCGAGGGGCGGTTTGACGTGCGAAGGGCGGCGTTTACGGCTGATCTCGTCGAAGCGGAAATGAGAGGCATCTTCGACCACTCCTGGCTTTACGTCGGGCACGAGTCCGAGATTCCAAACAGCGGCGATTTCGTCACGCGCACCGTTGCCGGGCGGCCGCTGGTGCTGGTGCGGTCGTCGGATGGGATGATCCGCGTGCTGCAGAATTCGTGCTCGCACCGCGGAGCAGAGGTGTGCCGCGAGCGGCGCGGAAATTCGCGGCTGTTCGTTTGCCCGTACCACGCTTGGACCTTTCAGAATGATGGCCAATTGCGGGGCACGTCGTTTCCGGACGGCGTCTCGAAGGGCTTCGACCGCAAGCGGATGGGGCTGAAGACGCCGCCGCGGACGGAGATCTACCGCGACCTGGTGTTCGTTAGTTTCGATCGCGACATCGTCGACCTGCAAACCTATCTGGGGCGGGCGAAGGACTATCTCGACCAGATTCTCGATCAGGGGGAGTCCGGCACCGAGATCGTCGAGGGCACCCACGAATATTCGATCGATGCAAACTGGAAGCTGCTGATCGAGAACAGCATCGATGGCTATCACGCGCCATCGACGCACCAGCGCTATTTCGACTATCTGAAGCGGAATTCCGGCAGCATCGACCGGGGGCCTCAGCGCTATTCGCGCGGAATGGACCTCGGCAACGGGCATGCGCTCATGACGGGTGAAGCGACGTTCCCGCGTCCCGTGGCGCTGTGGGCGTCCATGTTGGGAGACGAGGCACAACCGGAGCTCGATCGGGTGATGAAGAGGCTGGTGGAGCGGTTTGGTCCCGATCGCGCCGATCGGATCGCGACCCACTCGCGAAATCTCTTCATTTTCCCCAACCTGATCATCAACGACGTTCAGGCGATCACCGTCCGGACCTTCTTTCCGATCCGGCCAGATCGGATGAGCGTGATTTCATGGGCTCTCGCGCCAAGGAACGAGCCGGAGGGCCTGAGAAAGGTTCGACTGGACAGCTATCTGAGCTTCCTTGGCCCTGGCGGCTTTGCAACGCCTGACGACATCGAGCTTCTGGAAAGCTGCCAGCGCGGCTTCGCCAATCGCGAGGCCGAATGGTCGGACTTGTCTCGTGGCATGAGCGACGCGGAGCCGGACATGTTGAGCGAGGAGCAGATGCGGGCCTTCTGGCGGCGGTGGGACCACATGATGCGTGACGACGGAGCGCCGGCGTCGACAGTGGCAGGAGAGCGCATATGAGCACGGCGTCACTGCGGTCGGAGATTGAGGATTTCCTCTATCGGGAAGCCTCGCTCCTGGATGGTTGGCAACTCGACGAATGGCTCGGCCTGTTCGCGCCGGACACCTTCTACGGCGTGCCGTCGCCGGATGCGCCGGATTCGAATTCCGATCGCTCGCTGTATCTGATCGCTGATGATCAGACCCGGCTCGCCGATCGGGTCACGCAGCTTCTGGGGAAGGAGGTCTGGGCAGAGCGGCCGCGCTCGAGAACGCGACGGATGATCACGAATGTCGTTCCGAACGAGACGGCGAACGGCGACATCGAGGTATGGTCGAACTTCGCGCTCTACCGAACGAGGCTCGACAAGATCGGCGTCTTCTTCGGACGGCACAACCACCTCTTGCAGCGTGTCAAGGGCGGCTTTTCGATTCGCCGAAGGCTTTCGGTGCTGGACCTCGAGTCGCTGCAATCCGTCGGCAAGATCAGCTTCATCCTGTAGGCGATCAGATGAGCAAGCAAACCCGGCGATGGGTGCTGGCACAACGACCCCATGGCGTCGTTCAGTCCGACGATTTCCGTCTCGAGACCGTGCCTCTTGGCGCTCTGCAGCCCGGGCAGGTCCATGTCCGGGCGGTTGCCTTCGGCAATGCGCCAGCCATGCGCGAATGGATGGATGAGTACAGTGAGGGAACGGCACCTCCCATTCTCGTCGGGGAGCCGCTGCGCGGAGGCGGGGTCGCGGTCGTCGTCCATTCGGCCCATTCCGAGTTTCGGGAAGGCGACATTGTCACGGGGCTGATGGATTGGTGCGAGGAGGCGATCATCGATCCGCACCAGGTCTGGCCGCGTGATGCGAAAGCCTGGGCGGGCGCCAGGAGATATCGGCTGCTGGATGCGGGCTCAGATCCAGGGTTGGCGCTGGGTGTCTTGGGCGGCAATGGGTTGGCCGCGTATTTCGGAATCATGGATGTCGCGCAACCAAAGGCGGGCGAGACCGTGGTCGTTTCCGCTGCAGCCGGGTCGGTAGGATCAATTGCGGGTCAAATCGCGCGGATTTGCGGTGCGCGCGTCATCGGCATTGCCGGCGGCAAAGGCAAGATCCGGCAACTTGTCGAAGATCTGGGATTCGACGCGGGTATCGATCGATCCGCGCCTGACTTCGCCCTGCAGCTTCGGAACGCCTGTCCCGAAGGCATCAATGTCTATTTCGACAACGTGCAGGGCGAAGTGCTCGACACTTGCCTCGAGCACCTGGCCAAGGGTGGTCGCGTCGCGATGTGCGGCGGCGTTTCGGTGCTGAACGAGGACGGGGGGCGCGCGCGCTATAATTTGATGCGCGTGGTGTGGAAGCGCGCGCGACTGCAGGGATTCAGCATCTTCGAATATTCCGAGCAAAAGCGGCATGAAGCGCTTGAGCAACTCGGGCAATGGATCCAGCAGGGCCGACTTCGCATTATCCAGGAGCACAGGCACGGCTTCGATCAGCTGCCCCGGGCGTTCATCGATCTATTGGCGGGCCGGAGTTCCGGCAGCCAGGTCGTCTGGATGCGCGGGACCGATCTCAAGTAACCTCAGCCACTCAGGCCGGCAACAGGAAGCGCCATGAACCCGACCATGACCCCGGAAGAAGCGGCCGATCGCCTCGCTATCAGGGAACTGATCGACGCCTATGCCCATTGCGCCGACCGGCGCGACGCAAGCGGGCAGATGGCGCTCTTCACTGAGGACACGGCGTTTCACGTTTTCATGGACAGTCGCTCGTCCGAGCCGACCTACGTCCTCCACGGCCGCAGCGCGCTTGCGCCTGTCTTCGCTGATTTGAACCAATATCAGGCGACGACGCATTTCAACGGCCAGAGCACCATCCGCCTCGATGGTGACGGAGCGACCGGTGAAAGCTACTGCATTGCCCATCACGTGAGCCTGGACGGCGACAAGCGCACCCTGATGATCGCGTCGATCCGTTACCTGGACAAGTTCGTGAAGCAGGACGGCGCTTGGCTCTTCGCCGAGCGCAAGCTCATGGTCGACTGGACCGAAACACGCAGCTCGGCTCCCAAGCGCGGCGAGACAGGAAAGGCGGCAGCAATGAAAAACCGGCAAGTATGGCTATGTTCACGCCCCAACGGAATTCCGCAGCCGACGGACTTTGCGCTACGCGAGGCGGAGGTGCCGAGGATTTCGGACGGCGAGTTCCTCGTTCGCAACATCTTCCTGTCGGCAGATCCGGCAATGCGCGGTTGGATTGCCGACAAGAGCACCTATTGGCCGAGGATAGAAGTTGGCGACACCATGCGCGCATTCTCGGTCGGGGAGGTGATCGAATCGCGAAGTCCTGGCTATGCAGCTGGCGACAAGGTCATGGGTATATTCGGCTGGCAGGACTATGCCGCAGCCAAACCGCAGCAGGTCATGCGGAAGGTCCTCGAAGATGATCTTCCCCTGTCGCTCTCGCTCGGCGTGCTCGGACTGAACGGCCTGACGGCCTATTTTGGTCTGCTGGACGTCTGCCGGCCGAAGACCGGGGAAACCGTCGTGGTCTCGACGGCCGCCGGTGGGGTTGGCTCTGCCGTGGGCCAGATCGCGAAGATCAAGGGGTGTCGTACCATCGGGTTCGCCGGTGGTGCGGAGAAAGTCCGGCAGTGCATCGAAGAGTTCGGCTACGATTCCGCCGTCGATTACAAGTCGACGGCGGATCTTGATGGAGCGATCGCCCGGCTTTGCCCCCATGGCATCGACGCGTTCTTCGACAACACGTCCGGTGCAATTCACGATGCCGTTGTCCGGCAGATCAATGTCGGAGCGCGCATCGCTATTTGCGGGACCGCCTCGTATGCGAGCTGGGATCCCTGGAACGAGGGACCGCGGCCGGAGCGGCATCTGCTCGTCAAGCGCGCAATCATGCAGGGCTTCCTCACCACCGATTTTGCTCCACGGTATGAAGAAGCCATTGCCGCGCTGGCTGGCTGGATTCGTTCCGGCAAGCTTCGGTATCGCGAGGACATGCAGGAAGGCATCGAGGCCGCTCCCGCATCGATTGCGATGCTCTACGTCGGGGAGAACCGGGGCAAGCTGGTCATCAGATTGTAGCGACACCCGGTTTGCCCATGCCGGGCGGGAGCTGGCAGGTCGTCAGGCGGATGCCGTGCTGCGCTTGCGTTTTAGACCTGGGCCTTCAGACGTATTAGTCTCGCCTGGTTTTGCCCTGGAGGATCTCGCAGGCAGCTCGCCCTGAGACGATACGGCGTCGAGAACGACCTTTGCGGTTTTTTGCAAATGCGCGTTCATCAGTGCGACCGCGTGTTCGCTGTCCCGCGCCAAAGCGGCCTCTGCAATCTCGCGATGTTCCTTATCGAGGTCTCGATCCACCTTAGACAAGGGACCGGTAAACCACCGGTAGCGTGCAGAATGATTGAAAAGAACCGCTCGCAGATGAAGAAGCCACGGGCTTCCGCATCCCGCTGCGAGGGCTTCGTGAAAGATCTCATGGGCCTTCGCATATTCGTTGCTATAGCGGCGCGCGGCCTTGTCTGCCCATACCGGCGTATTCGTCAGGCGATGCAGCGCGGCGACCACCTGCGACTGCCACTCGATTCCACCTTTCTCGATCGCGCCTTGAAGACAGAGCGCCTCAATGCTGCATCGAACGTCGGTCAGATCGCGAAGGGCATCGACCGACAGTGGCGCGACGCGGAAGCCTCGCTGCGGTTCGCTGACGACAAACCCCTCCGATGCGAGGCGCGACAGCGCCTCACGCACGGCGCTCGAGCCGACCGCAAAGCGACGGCACAAATCGTCGATCTTCAGTTTCTCTCCGGGCGCGAAGTTGCACGCGAGCAGTTCAGAGCGAAGCTCCGCATAGGCTCCGTGGGTGAGGCTTGTGGGTGATTCCATGGTGCTCATAGCCATACCGGACGGAATGACGAGAGTCACTTGTAAATATGCATACTTTAGAAATTATGCATTTTCTATTGTAATATGCATTTTATGTGATATAGGAGATCGCACACGGAGGAAAACGCCCCATGCGCTTCATCGCCTATGAAAGAAACGGAACGCGCGGCCTCGCGGTGGCCGATCAAGCCGGCCGGCACTGGGGGCTTGATGACGGCGGAGCGCATGGCAGGCTCGAAAGCGCCCTTGCCGGCGGACGGGACGGATTGAAGGATCTCGCAGCGGCTCTCCTCAAGGGCGAGCCGATCGATCCCGAAGCGGTGAGCTTCCTTCCGCCGCTGTCCGCACCCGGCAAGATCATCTGCGTGGGATTGAATTACGCGGACCACACCGCCGAAAGCAGCATGCAGCAGCCGGACTACCCGACGCTCTTTGGCCGGTTCGCGTCGAGCCTCATCGGGCACGGTGCGCCGATCGTGCGACCGACTGTCTCGGAGGCGCTCGACTATGAAGGGGAGCTTGTCGCTGTCATCGGGCGCGGCGGCCGTCATATCCCCCAGTCCGCGGCCCTCGACCATGTCGCCGGATATTCGATCTTCAACGATGGTACGATTCGCGACTATCAGTTCCGAACGCCGCAATGGACCATCGGCAAGAATTTCGACAGCACGGGAGCATTCGGGCCCGCATTTGTAACGGCCGACGAACTTCCGTCAGGTGCGAGCGGCCTGAAACTCGAGACGAGATTGAACGGGACGGTGATGCAGAAGGCATCGACCTCCGATCTGATCTTCGATGTCGCAACGTTGGTCGCGCTGATCAGCGTGGGCATTACGCTGTTTCCGGGAGACATCATCGTGACCGGCACGCCGTCCGGCGTCGGTGCTGCACGCAAACCGCCTCTCTATATGAAGCCCGGCGACGTCTGCGAGATCGAGATCGAGGGATTGGGCGTTCTGCGCAATCCGATCGAGCTTGAAGCCAAGGACGCGGTGCGTGCGGCCGCCTGACCCCGGGGTGATCCTGTCACTCGCGGATTCGAGCGGACATCATATCGGTTGCCGTGGAGGCGAGGTCTTGACCAGAGTCGATTAGCGCACTGCCTTGGCTCAACGGAGTTGA
This genomic window contains:
- a CDS encoding NADP-dependent oxidoreductase, which produces MSKQTRRWVLAQRPHGVVQSDDFRLETVPLGALQPGQVHVRAVAFGNAPAMREWMDEYSEGTAPPILVGEPLRGGGVAVVVHSAHSEFREGDIVTGLMDWCEEAIIDPHQVWPRDAKAWAGARRYRLLDAGSDPGLALGVLGGNGLAAYFGIMDVAQPKAGETVVVSAAAGSVGSIAGQIARICGARVIGIAGGKGKIRQLVEDLGFDAGIDRSAPDFALQLRNACPEGINVYFDNVQGEVLDTCLEHLAKGGRVAMCGGVSVLNEDGGRARYNLMRVVWKRARLQGFSIFEYSEQKRHEALEQLGQWIQQGRLRIIQEHRHGFDQLPRAFIDLLAGRSSGSQVVWMRGTDLK
- a CDS encoding aromatic ring-hydroxylating oxygenase subunit alpha, with product MSAISGARTTGPANAKPWILENKGEGRFDVRRAAFTADLVEAEMRGIFDHSWLYVGHESEIPNSGDFVTRTVAGRPLVLVRSSDGMIRVLQNSCSHRGAEVCRERRGNSRLFVCPYHAWTFQNDGQLRGTSFPDGVSKGFDRKRMGLKTPPRTEIYRDLVFVSFDRDIVDLQTYLGRAKDYLDQILDQGESGTEIVEGTHEYSIDANWKLLIENSIDGYHAPSTHQRYFDYLKRNSGSIDRGPQRYSRGMDLGNGHALMTGEATFPRPVALWASMLGDEAQPELDRVMKRLVERFGPDRADRIATHSRNLFIFPNLIINDVQAITVRTFFPIRPDRMSVISWALAPRNEPEGLRKVRLDSYLSFLGPGGFATPDDIELLESCQRGFANREAEWSDLSRGMSDAEPDMLSEEQMRAFWRRWDHMMRDDGAPASTVAGERI
- a CDS encoding GntR family transcriptional regulator, which gives rise to MSTMESPTSLTHGAYAELRSELLACNFAPGEKLKIDDLCRRFAVGSSAVREALSRLASEGFVVSEPQRGFRVAPLSVDALRDLTDVRCSIEALCLQGAIEKGGIEWQSQVVAALHRLTNTPVWADKAARRYSNEYAKAHEIFHEALAAGCGSPWLLHLRAVLFNHSARYRWFTGPLSKVDRDLDKEHREIAEAALARDSEHAVALMNAHLQKTAKVVLDAVSSQGELPARSSRAKPGETNTSEGPGLKRKRSTASA
- a CDS encoding nuclear transport factor 2 family protein is translated as MNPTMTPEEAADRLAIRELIDAYAHCADRRDASGQMALFTEDTAFHVFMDSRSSEPTYVLHGRSALAPVFADLNQYQATTHFNGQSTIRLDGDGATGESYCIAHHVSLDGDKRTLMIASIRYLDKFVKQDGAWLFAERKLMVDWTETRSSAPKRGETGKAAAMKNRQVWLCSRPNGIPQPTDFALREAEVPRISDGEFLVRNIFLSADPAMRGWIADKSTYWPRIEVGDTMRAFSVGEVIESRSPGYAAGDKVMGIFGWQDYAAAKPQQVMRKVLEDDLPLSLSLGVLGLNGLTAYFGLLDVCRPKTGETVVVSTAAGGVGSAVGQIAKIKGCRTIGFAGGAEKVRQCIEEFGYDSAVDYKSTADLDGAIARLCPHGIDAFFDNTSGAIHDAVVRQINVGARIAICGTASYASWDPWNEGPRPERHLLVKRAIMQGFLTTDFAPRYEEAIAALAGWIRSGKLRYREDMQEGIEAAPASIAMLYVGENRGKLVIRL
- a CDS encoding aromatic-ring-hydroxylating dioxygenase subunit beta, with the protein product MSTASLRSEIEDFLYREASLLDGWQLDEWLGLFAPDTFYGVPSPDAPDSNSDRSLYLIADDQTRLADRVTQLLGKEVWAERPRSRTRRMITNVVPNETANGDIEVWSNFALYRTRLDKIGVFFGRHNHLLQRVKGGFSIRRRLSVLDLESLQSVGKISFIL